The genomic segment CAGAGAAGAGAAGGGAGGTTAATTTAACGAAGAAACTTGCAGAAATCTGTGTAAAAACTGCACTTTTAAGACATGTTGGGGAGGTAAGGTATCTTTATACTCCCACAGGAAAGATAAAGGCAATTTTTGGAAAGGATTTGAGGAATGTTAAATGGGTGGTTGGGACAGGGGGAGTTTTTACCCATATTCCATCAATGAAAACCTTTTTAAAAAGGCTGTTTAAAAATACTGAAAATGAAAGACTCCTCCTTCCCACGAATCCAAAGATTCTTATAGATAAATACTATATCTTTTCAGCAATGGGAACTATATCAAATCTTTATCCCATAGGTGCAAAGAAACTCCTTCTTGAATCCCTTGGCTTCAAAGACAATTTATTTTAATTTATTTTTATCTTCCAATTTTCCCTCGTACTTAAAAGGCTCTATCTTTTTATTAAATAAAAAATTACTATGGAGAGTATAAAAAGATATATGGAAAAGATGAACATCTCCCTCCTTTTTACAATCTTTAGGAGTATGTAGAGAGAGATAAGGCCAAATATAAATGAGAAGAGGAATCCAAGAATTAATGGAGAGAAAGAGAGGTAGATGGGTGCTTTTATGTACTCATAAAACTTATAGAAAGATGCAATAATTATTGATGGTATGGCGAGAAGGAATGTATATTTAAAAGATTCCTCCTCCTTCATTCCAAGAAGCACTCCACCTACAAGAACCATTCCACTCCTTGAAATGCCCGGAAATATTGCTATTCCCTGCAGTACTCCAAGTATTATGGCTGAAAAAAACGAAATTTCCTCTGCCTTCTTATCTCCCCTTTTTCTTAAATAAAAAAGGGTTAAATATAAAGCCGTGAACATAAAAAAGAAGGGAAGATGATTTATGGTTTCATAACTCTCCTCAAATACCTTCTTGAAAGGGAAGTAAGTGACACCGGTAAAAATTATGGAGGTCATTAATAAAAGGATGAGTCTTACTTTTTTAAACGCATACACAATCTCCTTCTTGAGAAAGAAGAAAAGAGAGAGAACCGTTCCTAAATGGAGGACCAAATCAAATACTATTGGAGGAGAAGGAATTCCCAGTATATAGGATGTAAGGAGGAGATGACCTGAAGATGATATTGGAAGAAACTCAGACAAACCTTGAACAATTCCAAGAATTAAACCATGCAAAGCACTCACTTTAACCAGTTATCCTCTTTAAAGCTTTTTCTGCATCCTCTGAGAGTTTTTTGTTGTATAAGACAAAGATATCCTCTTTTATTTTCGGTATTAAATCTCTTAACTCTTTCAAATTTTTCACAGAGTCAATCATATCCTCAAATCTTTTAACTCTCTCCCTTAAAACCTCTGCGAGCGCATCCTTTGCAAGATTCTTTAGTTGTTCACCTCTCATTTTAAACACAGAGAGTTCTATAGGATTTGGATTTATATCCTTATCTATTGAGTAGAATGAGAGTTTTGCATTTTGTTTCATAGAAACAGTGGCAAATTTCATTATTAACTCTGAATCTGCTTCAGAAGAAAAGGGAGTTTTTGAAACTATCTCTCCGTCTTTAACCTCAAGGATATTCCCGTCAAACAGCGGTATAAAAATTTCCTCATCATCTACTGCGTATAAAACACCTGTTAGTTTCTTTTCTCCAAGGGTATCAAGAAATTGAGTTAGTTCAAGAACTTTAGTTTCAAGGTCTTTATAGAGTTCTTCTCCAAAGAAAAAGGACAGAAAAACAATCATTATTTCTCTTGGGAATGTAAAGAGATAGATTTTTCCTTTGGTTTTAGAGGAAAACATCCTCTCTCCTTCCTCACCCTCTACTCTCTCATTTCCTGTGAAGAAACATGTATAGACAGGTTTTCCATCCAAAAAAGCTATAATAAACTCCTGATCCTCATCCTCCCACATAAAAACACCGCTTTTATTCTCTATCTGTCCAAGTAAAACATCCTCCTTTAAAGCATTGTCTATGTTCTCTGTGTCAAAAAAGAGGGAAACCTTACCAAAGTTTTTTATAAATGAAATTTCCTTCATTGCTGCCTCCCTAACTCTCCATAATGGAAGGAGAGTTCTATTAGATCTTCTCCATCAATTAATCCATTTTTATCTAAATCAAACAAACTATTATACATGACATCCTCTTTTTTTATACCAAAATGATGGGCAAAAACAAAGATATCCTCTTCATTTATTATGAAATCATGATTGTAATCAAGTCCATTTGGATTAAAAACGATGGCATCTCCAGTATTTACCGAGAATGAATAGTCTTCGTCGGAGATATTAAAGATCATCACTCCCCCACCCTCAACAAGAAGAATATTTCTATAAGAGTCATAATAAAATTTGACTCCTTTAGTCATACACTCTTTAAACTTCAATCCATGCGAGAGGTGAATTACAATTTTCTTATCTCCAAAGATATGAAGATAAAGTTCATTCCCGTTTTCTTCAGGATATATGTAAACTGGTGATTCTATCTCATTAAAATTAAAACTCATGGGTATGTTGTTGACAGAGAAGTTATATTCTCCAGCACCTATGTTCTTTATTAAAAAGCCACCATCTACTCTATCAAATGGTTCTATATTTGCACCAGTGGGAACTTCAACAGGCACAAATTCGTTATCTTTTTTGAATCCAAAGACAGAGTATCTCTTCATAAAAGGAGCATTTCCATCTTTATCAATCTTTAAGGTAGGGTCGCCAAAGAGGTTAAATGTGTATGTATT from the Caldisericia bacterium genome contains:
- a CDS encoding undecaprenyl-diphosphate phosphatase; translation: MSALHGLILGIVQGLSEFLPISSSGHLLLTSYILGIPSPPIVFDLVLHLGTVLSLFFFLKKEIVYAFKKVRLILLLMTSIIFTGVTYFPFKKVFEESYETINHLPFFFMFTALYLTLFYLRKRGDKKAEEISFFSAIILGVLQGIAIFPGISRSGMVLVGGVLLGMKEEESFKYTFLLAIPSIIIASFYKFYEYIKAPIYLSFSPLILGFLFSFIFGLISLYILLKIVKRREMFIFSIYLFILSIVIFYLIKR